TGCGTGAGGAGTACGTTGCGACCATCCGGGAGCGGGTCCGGCGCAACTGGATCCGTCCGCCCACCGCACGACCCGGCGTTCGCTGCGACGTTCGGGTGGTGCAGATTCCGGGCGGAGAAATCATCGATGCGACTATTGTCTCACCGTGCAACGCCGACGACGCGACCCGCCGCTCAATCAGTGCGGCGGTCATGCGGGCCGGCCAGTTGCCCTACCGAGGATACGAGGATGTTTTTGCCCGAGAGATTGTCTTTACGTTTCTGTACGACGGCTAGCACACTGCTGTTCCTGCTGCTGCCGGCACTGGCCGGCGCGCAGCTGCGGATCGAAATCATCGACGGGGTGGAGGGCGCCATGCCGATTGCGGTGGTGCCTTTTGACTGGGCCTCGGAGATGCCCGAGTCGGAAAACGGCGTGGCCGGGATCGTCAGCGCGGACCTGCATCGATCGGGTCTTTTCGATCCCATGGCTGCCGAGGACATGATCGATCGACCGACCCGCGTGCCTGACGTGCGTTTCGGCACCTGGCGACTGCTCAAGGTCGATCATCTGGTCATCGGCAGCGTGCGTGACGCGCCCGGCGGCATGGGCTACGAGCTCGAGTATCATCTGCTTGACGTGCATGCCAGCCGGGTGGTGCTTTCGCAGGCGCTGACCGTCGGCCCGGGCAACCTGCGGGTCGGCGCCCACCGTGTGGCTGACGCGGTCTACGAAGCGCTGGTCGGGGTGCCGGGTGCGTTCACGACCCGTATTGCCTACGTTGTCGCCAGCGGCACCGGTCCGGACGAGAGCTTCGAGCTGGTTGTGGCCGATGCCGATGGCTTCAATCCACAGACCGTGGTGCGAAGTGACGAACCCATTCTGTCTCCGGCCTGGTCTCCGGATGGTCGCAGCCTGGCCTATGTGTCATTCGCCACCGGTCGCTCGCAGGTCATCGTCCAGGATCTCTATACCGGTCAGAATCGAACGGTCAGCGCCGATCGGGGCGTCAACGGCGCGCCGGCATTTTCTCCTGACGGCAGGCGGCTGGCGGTCAGTCTGTCGCGTGCCGGCAGTCCGGACATCTGGATCATCGATCTGGCAAGCGGCGACAGCGAACGCCTGACCAGCCACTGGGCCATCGACACCGAGCCGGTCTTTTCGCCGGACGGAGAGCGCGTCTATTTCACCTCGGACCGGGCCGGCCGGCCGCAGATCTACGTCATGAATGCCAGCGGCGGCGATCCGGAGCGGGTGACCTGGGAAGGGCGCTACAACGCGCACGCCTCGATCGGCCTCGATGAACGCTATCTTGCTGTCATTTACAGCGAGGGCGACGAGGACTACCGGATTGCCATCCATGATCGCGAAACGGAGCGATTGCGTGTATTATCTGACGGTCGGCTTGACGAGTCGCCGAGCTTTGCTCCGAACGGGAGCATGGTGCTGTATGCCACGCGTCGCGAGGGGCGTGGCGAACTGGCCGCGGTATCCGCGGACGGCCGGGTCAGGCAGCGCCTCATTCTCGGTGAGGAAGGTGACGTGCGTGAGCCGGCCTGGTCGCCCATAATTCGATAACGTGACTTTGCCCCCAACAAGATTCAGACCAATCCAGGAGGTAGCATGAAGACTGCACTGCGTTTTCTCGCCCTCGTGATGCTGGCCGCCATCCTGGCTGCCTGCGCGAGGGAAACCGTCGAAGAACCGGCTCCGCCCGAGCCGCCGCCGGCACCGGAACCTGCTCCGGAACCGGAAACCCGGCCGCTGGACCCGCGTGACTACACCGATCCGCGCAATCTGGACAACGCCGACAGCCTGCTCAGCGAGCGCGTGATCTACTTCGAGTTCGACCGCTCCAATGTCCAGTCACAGTTCCGTCCGATCATCGAAGCGCACGCAGCCTACCTTCGGGCCAACGCCAGTGCCCGGGTGATCCTGGAAGGCCATGCCGACGAACGCGGTTCGCGCGAGTACAACCTCGGCCTCGGTGAGCGTCGCGGCAACTCGGTTGAATCGCTGCTTGAAGCCGGCGGCGCATCCGGTCGCCAGCTGGAGGTGGTCAGCTATGGCGAGGAGCGCCCGGTCTGTCGTGAAAGCGACGAAAACTGCTGGCAGCGCAACCGGCGCGTGGAGATCGTCTACACGGCGCGCTGATGTCTGCTGGTCGCTTCACTGCGGGTCTCATGCTCGGGCTGGCCGGCCTTGTGCCGGCCATCCCGTTGCCGGTTCAGGCCCAGGAGAGCAGCAGCGAGCTGCTCTATCAGGTGCAGGCACTGCTTGAGGAAGTGCGTGAGCTGCGTGGCCAGGTCGAGTCACAGCAACGTGATCTGGAAAACCTGCGACGGCGTCAGCGTGACCAATACCTGGATCTCGATCAGCGGCTGCAGCGGATCGAGCAGAACGAATCGTCGGCTGTGGCCGACGTCACGGCAGGACAAGACAGTGCGCCGCCCACGGTGGCCGAACGCGAGCCGATGCCACCGGCCACCGAGGTTCCCGAAGTACGCCAGCCGATCGAGGCTCGTCCGGAAATCACCCCGCTGGCCGATAGCCGTGTGGCCGCGGCACGCGATCTGGACACTGTCGGGGAGGCGGAACAGGCCGCCTACGACCGTGCTTTCGCGGCGCTGCGTGAAACCCGCTACGCGGACGCAGCCGACGGGTTTTCCGACTTTCTGGATCAATACCCTGATTCGCCCTACGCGGTCAATGCATTGTACTGGCTGGCCGAGACTTACTATGTCACGCGTGACTTCACCACTGCGCTGCGTCTGTTTGGCGACCTGATCGATCAGTATCCGGAGAGCGGCAAACAGGGTGATGCGCTGCTCAAGCTGGGGTTCACCCACTACGAGCTTGAAAACTGGAACGAGGCGCGCGCGGCGCTTGAGCAGGTGCGAAGCCAGTATCCGGGTACGACGCTGGCGCGCCTGGCCGAGAGCCGGCTGCGCGACATGCGCCTGGCCGGCCATTACTGACGTCTTTCGTAAGCCGCAACCCGTAACCCCTTTTTCCGCTACCATGGCCGCGTTATGGCAACCCAGCGGCTCCTCGCAGCATGATCGATACCGTCGTCTTCCCCGTCGCCGGGCTTGGTACCCGGTTCCTGCCGGCAAGCAAGGCTGTTCCGAAGGAAATGCTTCCGGTGGTCGACAAGCCGCTGATCCAGTATGCGGTCGAAGAGGCGGCGGCCGCCGGGGCGCGCCGACTGGTGTTTGTCACCGGACGAACCAAGAACGCGATCGCCGATCACTTTGACATGGCCTACGAGCTCGAAACCGAGCTCGAGCAGCGCGGCAAGCACGAGCTCCTGGCCACGGCTCGGGCCTGCCTGCCCGATGGCGTGGAGTGTCTGTACGTGCGCCAGCGTCAGGCGCTGGGGCTTGGTCACGCCATCGCCTGTGCGCGCTCGCTGATCACCGGCGAGTATTTCGGCATCATTCTGCCGGACGATCTGATCGTCCATGACACTGATCCCGCTCTGGCTCAGCTGGTGCGCCATCAGGCCGCAACCGGCGCTTCGGTGATCAGCGTCGAGGCGGTCCCGGCCGAGCGCACGTCGTTGTATGGCGTGGTGGATGTCGAGTCGTTCGCCGGCCGCAGCGGCCGTATTCGGGGCGTGGTGGAAAAACCGGCACCCGCAGCCGCGCCATCGAATCTGGCGATTGTCGGGCGTTACGTGCTCAGTAGCCGCATTTTCGAGCTTCTCGAGCGAACCGAACCGGATCATCGCGGCGAGATCCAGATCACCGACGCGATTGCCAGGCTGCTCGAGGAGTCGCCGGTCGATGCCTATCGATTCGAGGGCCGTCACTACGATTGCGGCTCGAAGCTGGGCTTTCTGCAGGCCACCGTGGAGCTGGGTCGAATGCACCCGGAGCTGGGAGGCGACTTCAGCGCCTGGCTGGAGCGCACTTGAACCGCCGGGAGGCAAGGAACGCAGGCTTTTTGCACGGAGCACCGGCGATACAGCCTCCCGCGCGACGGTCTCTCGCCATTGAGCCATTCAGGCAGAAAAAGAAGATGTCCTCGTGCCCTTTGCCTTTGCGTAAATACGGAACCAATCAGAAAAAGTGATGCAATTGAATGACATGCTGCCGCAGGTGCGCGCAGCCGTGGCCGAAGCCGGCGCGGCGATCCTGGCGGTTTATCGTGATCCGGCCACCACCGAAGTCGTTGACAAGGCCGACAAGAGTCCATTGACCGAAGCCGACCTGGCCGCCAACCGTATTCTGGTCGATCGGCTCAGGGCGCTGGCGCCGGACACGCCGATTCTGTCGGAGGAGTCGAAACACGCGCCCTGGTCGGAGCGTCGGGCCTGGAACACGCTGTGGGTTGTGGATCCGCTGGACGGCACGCGCGAGTTTCTCAAACGCAACGACGAGTTCACCGTCAACGTCGCGCTGGTCCGGAACCAGCGCCCGGTACTGGGCGTGGTCTATGCGCCCGCGCTCGATCGCTGGTACTTCGCTGCCGACGGCGAGGGGGCGTGGCGTCAGGACGACGCGCGCGATCCGGTCGCAATCGAGGTTGGCGAAAAGCAGTTCGACCGGCCGTGGCAGGTCGTCGGCAGCCGCTCGCACAATACCCGGGAGGTCGAGGATTTCGTCGCCCGGCTGGGAGCAGCCGAATTTGTCGCCATGGGCAGTTCGCTCAAGCTGTGCCTGGTTGCCGATGGCTCAGCTGATCTCTATCCGCGCCTGGGTCCGACCAGCGAATGGGACACCTGTGCGGCCCAGGCGGTCGTCGAGCAGGCGGGCGGACAAGTGCTCGACGCCGAGACCGGCGAGGCGCTGCGCTACAACGCGCGCGAGTCGCTGCTCAATCCGTGGTTTATCGTCTGCAGCCAGGCCGATCCGGCCTGGTTTGGCCGGCGCCAGCAGCCCGGCCAAACCAGGCCGGATCGGCCTGGTTTGGCCGGGCTGCTGGCGCCGGCCGGGGACG
This DNA window, taken from Pseudomonadota bacterium, encodes the following:
- the cysQ gene encoding 3'(2'),5'-bisphosphate nucleotidase CysQ encodes the protein MQLNDMLPQVRAAVAEAGAAILAVYRDPATTEVVDKADKSPLTEADLAANRILVDRLRALAPDTPILSEESKHAPWSERRAWNTLWVVDPLDGTREFLKRNDEFTVNVALVRNQRPVLGVVYAPALDRWYFAADGEGAWRQDDARDPVAIEVGEKQFDRPWQVVGSRSHNTREVEDFVARLGAAEFVAMGSSLKLCLVADGSADLYPRLGPTSEWDTCAAQAVVEQAGGQVLDAETGEALRYNARESLLNPWFIVCSQADPAWFGRRQQPGQTRPDRPGLAGLLAPAGDGEQAGCSETFRRCNHGFGLTAAGVDGCFKLARGVW
- the tolB gene encoding Tol-Pal system beta propeller repeat protein TolB, which translates into the protein MFLPERLSLRFCTTASTLLFLLLPALAGAQLRIEIIDGVEGAMPIAVVPFDWASEMPESENGVAGIVSADLHRSGLFDPMAAEDMIDRPTRVPDVRFGTWRLLKVDHLVIGSVRDAPGGMGYELEYHLLDVHASRVVLSQALTVGPGNLRVGAHRVADAVYEALVGVPGAFTTRIAYVVASGTGPDESFELVVADADGFNPQTVVRSDEPILSPAWSPDGRSLAYVSFATGRSQVIVQDLYTGQNRTVSADRGVNGAPAFSPDGRRLAVSLSRAGSPDIWIIDLASGDSERLTSHWAIDTEPVFSPDGERVYFTSDRAGRPQIYVMNASGGDPERVTWEGRYNAHASIGLDERYLAVIYSEGDEDYRIAIHDRETERLRVLSDGRLDESPSFAPNGSMVLYATRREGRGELAAVSADGRVRQRLILGEEGDVREPAWSPIIR
- the galU gene encoding UTP--glucose-1-phosphate uridylyltransferase GalU — protein: MIDTVVFPVAGLGTRFLPASKAVPKEMLPVVDKPLIQYAVEEAAAAGARRLVFVTGRTKNAIADHFDMAYELETELEQRGKHELLATARACLPDGVECLYVRQRQALGLGHAIACARSLITGEYFGIILPDDLIVHDTDPALAQLVRHQAATGASVISVEAVPAERTSLYGVVDVESFAGRSGRIRGVVEKPAPAAAPSNLAIVGRYVLSSRIFELLERTEPDHRGEIQITDAIARLLEESPVDAYRFEGRHYDCGSKLGFLQATVELGRMHPELGGDFSAWLERT
- the ybgF gene encoding tol-pal system protein YbgF, whose amino-acid sequence is MSAGRFTAGLMLGLAGLVPAIPLPVQAQESSSELLYQVQALLEEVRELRGQVESQQRDLENLRRRQRDQYLDLDQRLQRIEQNESSAVADVTAGQDSAPPTVAEREPMPPATEVPEVRQPIEARPEITPLADSRVAAARDLDTVGEAEQAAYDRAFAALRETRYADAADGFSDFLDQYPDSPYAVNALYWLAETYYVTRDFTTALRLFGDLIDQYPESGKQGDALLKLGFTHYELENWNEARAALEQVRSQYPGTTLARLAESRLRDMRLAGHY
- the pal gene encoding peptidoglycan-associated lipoprotein Pal codes for the protein MKTALRFLALVMLAAILAACARETVEEPAPPEPPPAPEPAPEPETRPLDPRDYTDPRNLDNADSLLSERVIYFEFDRSNVQSQFRPIIEAHAAYLRANASARVILEGHADERGSREYNLGLGERRGNSVESLLEAGGASGRQLEVVSYGEERPVCRESDENCWQRNRRVEIVYTAR